Below is a genomic region from Triticum dicoccoides isolate Atlit2015 ecotype Zavitan chromosome 5A, WEW_v2.0, whole genome shotgun sequence.
AATACTACCACTATCAAATTGCTACAGTACATGCCAAGGGTCAAGTAGATCAAACAGATAGGCTGAAGTTAATTAGTTGGGCATAAATTTTTGCCATGAGATCGAGAATTGCACGGGCCTGTCCAATAATGAGGCGCAGTGCAAAATCAATAGCAAATCCTGTCATCAGGAGAAAGCGTTGTACTACATGCATGTCTTTGATCAATACCGGCCTCAGCCTGTAATAGGCTGAAGATCCAGCTCGGTCTCAAGGGACTCTGCAGGAGAGCATCGGTCAATCAGCTGGAAACCCTAGCTATGGGTAGCTGCTTGGTTATCTGCCTTCCCTGATCTGAGACATGTCATGACTTCAGAGTTCAGATATAGACAGTAGGGAGATAATTCTGCATAAACGGAAGTAAAAATGAAATCAGAGTAGGTTAATTACACCATAGAAACATGCATACATGTGCATGATATGCATgtctgagaagagagagagagagagagagagagagagagagagagagagagagagaacaaacagATCTATAAAAAGGGTGTAATTAAACACCAGAAAAACATTGGTGAAAACTTGGGACAGGATATGTTGTGCTTTAGTACACGGTACAACAACTATATACTACCTAGTGCATGGAATGGATAGTACATGCATGTATTTATGTAGTACACTATATATTATACGAACTTGTTGTCCAATCAATTAATTCACATGTACTATACATATTGAAGATCTCCGTGTAAATTGGTTGCAGCTGTATGCATATATACGTATCATCCATAAATACATGGCATGCCATATTGATCTGACAATATGTACATAGCTGGTCCCAGCTAGCTAGCTAGATACTGGAGTACAGTAGTACTCGTGAAGTCGTGATATATGCAACCGCAAGGAATTAAAGCCCTGCTACACAAATGTATAATTCTATATCCAACCAACTACTAGTATATATCCATACATAACACGTAACCAAAGCCCTATTGCACAATTTAGTTGTTGGATGGGAATATTTGGTTTTCAGTGTGAAACATCACTGTAAATTTTGTGCAATAGAAGATGAAGTGACTAGCAAAATCTGGGCAAACAATTAGCATATCAGGAAGTCAAAAAAGAATTGAGGGAAATAGCCAACTAATCATTCATGTGTTAACTCAACTGAAGTATGTGACAATAAATATTTTAAAGCCTCCAACATGGAAAAAATAAATTAAAACATGTGCTTATATACATAAACTATCTCACAAGGTTGCACATTTTTTAAAGTTATTTCGGAGTATCCATTATCAGCTTCCTGGATTTTTCTTAAATCTCAGTCTTCTAAAATTGTGTACTAATTATTTGGCCTAAAATTGCAGTGCTCAAAGTGCAAGATTTTAAGAGAACTGAAATTGCTATAAACTTTAGTCTGTAGATGGAGGAAATATGTTTGGATGATCCAACTATTTACAAAGCTTGTAAACTCTTAATAATTACCATTATAGGTCGTCATCCATTTCTTACTCCTGGAGGCACGATGTCGCCAAGCAGTCCCATGTCAAACGAAACATCTGGAGGCACCAACGAGGACGGTGTCTGCGTCGCGGAGGCCATGGGGCTATAGCTAGTCGACCTTCGCAGTTCGTCGCCGCCGTTGAGCTGCTGCAAAGACGGCGGCACGGAGCTAACGGCGGATTCCGACGATGCAGGATTCATCTGTTGTCGGCGCAGGGGCGGCAGGTTGTACAGCTGCTGAGTTGACACGAACGACATCTGCTCCGCGAGCGCGACGGTGGCGCCGCCGTGGAAGTGCATGCCACCGCGCTGGAAGGAGGTCTGGTGGTGGCAGTGCTGGCCCTCGTAGGTGGTGATCACCACGGAGGGGTCCTCCGACGACCGCTCCACCCGCTTCTTCACGGTGCACTTGCTGTTGGTGCACCGGTAGTAGCTCCTGCTCAAGATCGAAAGCCAGCTCGGTGAGAAGAGAAAAGATGGAAATGAACCACCACAAGAAGATTGCATGCTTCCTATGCCTCATCTCAAATATCCTCACTCCTCATTAGTCACCCGTATCTACTCTTCAGATTCTGTAGCTACATTGGGTAAGCTCTTTGCCCTGCGGATTCTAGAGCTACATGGGGTAAAGCTCAGTTGGGAAAAAAAACATTCCATAGCTGCTACATGGGTTGGGCAATCAGACCTCTTTCCAGTACGGTAATTAACTGAAAATCTTATATATACTGTCTATATGGAATAACTGATCAGAGACAAAAAAGTCCAAATTAATCGCCAACCGCATCTGATCAAATAGCAATTCCATGATCAGTCAAGGTCGATCGTTATAAATTGCTTGCGCATGATTTTCTCTTAGAAAATGCTTGTGGTTTTCTTTGAGAGAAAAAGGAAGTGCGCCGAAATAAGAAACCAAAAGCTTTACCCTTGCCCATGTGTGCAAATAACAAATACTATTAGAACACTATAAGCAACACAAGTGAAGTGATGGATAGATGTGGATCATGTACCTTGGGAAAGGGCTGTTCTTGACGGCTTTCTGCCCATACTTCCTCCATCTGTACCCATCCTCGAGGTGATCAACTTCGCTCTTGGTCACGAAGGCAAACCGCTGCTGCCGCGCCCGCTTCTGCCCCTTCTTCCCCGCCGTCGTCGGCTTCATGCTCCTGCGCGCACACATACATATCAACGCTTGATTTTTTAGGCAGAATTCTTCAAGATGGTTAGCTAGTACTCTCTCCGTAAAGAAATACCGGAATTACTGGCTAGCTAGCATGCTTTGCTCAACATGTATATTTCGAAATTAACATGTAGTAGTATGATCAAACGATCAGATCTAGAAGTGATGATGTATAGTACGCACGCGCAGTAATACATGCGTACGCGTATACGGATTGCGTACCAATACGTGAGGAAAGGGGACAGAAGAATAAACAAGGAACCAAGCGGCCGCTGTAGAGTAGAGAGtgtggagagagagagaagaaaaaataaaagagaaaccgCGTGAGAGTGAGACCGGGAACGATCTACTACGTAGTACGCACGCGAATCACGGCGGATCCGCGTGGACACGTCGCGGCCCGCCCGCGCTGCCGGAATTGCCCCTCGCGGACGCGCGATCCGCGTAACCATGTCGCAAGCAAAGATGAGAGGTGGACGGGCCGCTAGACTCACGCTGCGTCGGCGGCGGACTGCGGCTTGTCGGCGTTCTCCGCGGCGGCTgcggcgccgccgtcgccgctggaGCAGGAGGACGTGGCGCCGGCGGGCTCGCCTGACGCGGCCGGCATGATCTCGTCCGACGGAGCCAGCTGGACCTGCGCGGACGCGCTCGCCGCCGGCAGATCCAGCGGTGGCAGGTCCCCGGCGCCCGCGCCGAGGCCATCAGACCATCCGCCGAGCTCCGCGAACACCGACGACGAGTAATCCCCGAAGgcatcgccggcgaacggcggccagTCCCCGCCTCCGCCCACCCCCTCCGGcccgtcgcccgcggcgccggccatGGCCCCCGACGACACCACGAGCACTCCGATCCGGCGGCGATCAAAGCTAGCTAGCTTCCGGGCTGTcgctgcgagagagagagagacgagctACACTGGGTGTGCACTGCACCGGGGCTTGGGTTGGTTCTAGTTGTAGCGTGCGGCCGGGCCCTGGACGGTGCGGCTGGCTGGGCTAGGACTAGGAGTAACAACTGGGGAGAGTAGGACTGGGATCGCGCATCATTTTTGGTGCGGAGCAGACGCGTCGATAAGGAACGGATTTTTGGAACTTTCTCACGGTCTCGGTCTCCGTCGGTAACGTCTTGGCGGGTGGGTGACAGACGACTTGACGCTGGTGACCGCTGACAGAGAGAGCGCGCGCAAGTACCGGTACTTACTCAACGAATTACCGAAAATTACTGGATGGCATGGTAAAATCTCATGTAACAACCAATGGGATTGCACCAATCATCGGTGCGAGCCAGCCGTTGGTATCCCCGGACCCCGGACCACCTGGGTAAATATCCATGCCGGAGAAAGTTAGCACCCAGCAATGAAGTAGAGtcatatatactactccctccgtttttatttagttcgtatattagctttggtcaaaatcaagctttacaaactttgaccaagtttatatataaaaatattaagatatataataacaaatcaacaacattagatttattattaaatgtactttcacatcgtatagatttattatgataaatgtttatattgttttctataaacttggtcaaactttatgaagtttgacttcagtcaactctaatatgcagagtaaataaaaacgaagggagtacctCTCTCTTAGTTTATAGGGCGTACGTGTgctcctaggtcgtcaatttgaccaacctaatacaagtcatatattacaaaaaatatatcaatataaacttaagatgttctattttcaaaccgtataatttttgtgttatatagtttatatgaaggtgataaaattggcaatctaggtatacgcgtaggacttgtaaactgaaatggAGGTAGTAGATTGCTCTCGATGTTTGGTTTAGTGTTTAAACTTTGATGAAAATATAAATTTGCGTCACCTAACTTGACATTACTTCGTAATACATATACGGTCAGAAAATGCGTATGTGGACATATCTGCCATGTCACGTGTATATGGCCCCACTATCAGCCAATGGTGCCGCTTGACGTaacatatttttacaggaaacatcCTCGTCCTTTTTTTTAAGAAAAAGCCCTTGCGCATGGGAATCGGGTGggatgaaaaaaagaaaaatgtgCTTGACGGGCTCGATTTCCCAACCTCGCACATGGACGCACATGAGCTAACCACTGCACTATTTACTTCTTTTTTTGTGGAAAGGTTATAATGACTAGCTTTATTAAATAAAACACGCATTACACCGTTCACGAGTTTTGCGGGGAAGACCATTTATTTGGTCATGTCTATAAAAAGGAAATATTAAATTTTATACTTTGGCAACGACGGCTGCTCGTATCTAAGCCAAGGTTTGTTTACTTGATTCTATTTCTTTTCTGTGAGGGACCGAAAAACCCGGGTTTCTGGAAATCTCGCTATTTTTCAAATTTCTTCGTCAAAAAATATTaaacgaatttcaaattcaaaaagaaTTAAGTAGTAAATATATTTGATCCAAGTGGTAGTTTAGCATGGAGAACTATCAGATAAAAACAATTTCCTCTTGTTTCCCCCTTAACCCAAGGCGGCTACGGCAAACTCTTTCTCCAGACTTCACCAGCTAGCCCGTAGATTCGTCTCCCCTCTGCCTGTCGCTCTGATGGCCGGTGGCAGGGATGGGAATCCAGATGCCTTCGCTCTGGTTAGTAGATTAGGTTAAGATTTTGTTTAGTCCTCGCAGGTGGGGCACTCGGACAGATGATGGCGCTTCTTCTTCGAGTTTTTCTTCTGGGCTCTAATCCTCCTTGGGTTCGTTCATCTGGACGTAGTCGATGGAGTTCCAACGTAGATTCCTACCGTCTCTTTGGGGCAGTAAGGTTAGGATTCTCTCATGTGGCGAGATTTGATGTCAGGTGCTTCAGATCTATATATGCAAGGGTTCAACGGCGACGGCTGTGTCTCCAGGGCGTTGGTCCTTAAGGACACGTGTACGAAGATTTTCCGGCTGTCATCGACAAGgtgaagccggctccggtagagcaGTAGCGACAGGGGCGCGTCAGCGGCTCGTTCTGGCGGCAGTAGTGGTCGTTCGATGGTTTTGAAATCTTGATGTGATTTTTGTTATGTTTGATACGCTTTGTACTTTCGGGTCAGTTATCAGCGCATGTTCTAGCTAGCCACATACACCGAACCTGCAAAATTAGTTCCAGAAACTGTCCCATAAAGCAGTGGAAGTCAGTTAATCCCACTAATTCTCTAGCAATTTATCCGCGGGTAGCCGGGCCCAAGCTTTTAAAGCGCCCCCAAAATTAAACCTACCTCTGTCGGCTGTTAGTTTAGTTTGATTTGTACAATTATATGCTAGTCAAGGAGCATCTGCATCCATCTAGTGATCTAGTACTACTAAGAGTAGTATAGTAATATCTGAATGAAGATATCATCAACAACTAGTAGGTTTATTCGAATCAGAGATCAACAACTAGTAGCTGGGGCTCGCCCAACTCGACTGTGGCCTTGGAAGGGACAACAGTAAAAGGTTGAGGCGCGTGGGCCTAGTGAGAATCCTTTTGCACCTAACTTGGTCCGCACGAAACCACCATCCCTGTCCCTACGTAGTGTTGGCTTCATGTGAGGTACTCCTTCTGATTTTATTTACTCCTCATATTAGGTTTatctaaagtcaaactttatataCATTCGACAAGTTTGTAGAAAGATGTATTAACATGTCCGCCATCAAATATATATTATTAGATTCATCATTGCATATATTTTCACATTCATAtaaatttgttattgtatatgttcatattgttttctacaaacttagtcaaactttatatagtttgacttcagtcaaaactGATATGtgtagtaaataaaaacggaggaagtGCTAGTAAATATTTATGAGAATGAGAAGTAATTTCACATCACATTGTTCCTATTTGTTTGGTTCTTgatcatgttagagcatctccagccgttggcccacctaggacgcataaaaatcgccctctgggggcgagccggcgacacAATCGgtgctgggggcggttttgcgcccagtcgtcgcccccaggcgccgaaattggctCACTTTTCAGCCCAATTTTGGCGAATAAAGggtccatatgggcgagaataggtccATATTCGGCATGGTTCGCCGTAGCTCGGCGTTCAgttatcaatgtaattttttttCTTATAACATATTTCATCACAAAAAATCAAATatttcaacaaaatagtacaacaacaaatagttcaatacaaattatatagttcaacaaataaaactcatatttcatcacacgtcgcgcccggcgtcccccttgagcctccataggtgctcaatcagatcttgctgcagttgatgatgcacctgtgggtctcggatctcctgacgcatactgagataggcagtccaggttgtctggagttggtgatcaacttcggctagaggaccctgcctgtagtatggttcagtgtcaaacactgggtcttcttgctcgctctcgatgatcatgttgtgcaagatgacacagcaagtcataatctcccacatttggtctttcgaccaggtctgggcGGGGTactggacaacagcaaatcgagattggagcacaccaaatgctcgctcgacatccttcctgcaagcctcctgaatcttcgcaaaccaggcgttcttgcctcctggcacagggtttgaggtcgtcttcacaaatgtcgaccatctcggatagatgccatcagctagatagtacctcttgttgtagtgccgcccattgatctcgaagttcaccggaggagaatgaccttcaacaagattggcaaagacaggagagcactgcagcacattgatgtcattgtgagttcctgccataccaaaggagtgccaaatccagaggtcctgtgtggccaccgcctcaagtaccacactgcaaccgcctttggcgcctttgtacacccctgccaagcaaatgggcaattcttgCATTTTCAATGCATGTAGTCGATGCTTCCaaacatcccaggaaatcctcttgctgcatgttgtgctaggatccgagcagtgtcttccgcattgggtgttctcaagtattgcggtccaaacactgccaccattgcccgacagaacttgtagaagcactctatgctggtggactcgaccatgcgcccatagtcgtcgagtgaatcaccgggagctctgtatgcaagcatcctcatcgctgtcgtgcacttctggatcgaggtgaatccaagtttgccggtgcaatccatcttgcacttgaagtagttgtcgaactcccggatggaattcacaattctgaggaagagctttcggctcattcgataacggcgccgaaatgttttgtcgccgtgaagtggagcatcgacgaagtagtcggagtagagcatgcagtagccttcgagatgATGCCGGttttttgctttcacccgccccggcgccgagccacctcgccgcggcttttcattgctcgccagcagctgggcgagggcggcgagcaccatcagatgctcttcttcctggacgtcggcctcggcttcctcctccagcagcgcggcgagcgcttCCTCGTCATCTGAGTCCATCGtcgaggcaggcaaatcgccgaacaccttgcgcccggTGGGCGTGCACCCGCCGCTAAACTGCCCCTCTGCGGCCGaaaacggcggccggaaacgcccagctgctgttggAGGGGCTGCCGCGACGAACCTCTGCtaattttccggcggggaatggctatctagcggtgaaGAGCGGCGGgcgtcgccgggatatagctagtggcggccgagggcgcggggggtggaAGGCGAGTCGCGGAAGAAAATCTTGACTTTTCACTTGAGGGTGTGGGCCAGCCGCGCTTTTCCCTTGCGTCGGAGCCCCCGATCGCCCCCCGGTGTGCCGGGTTCGGCCTGCTCGCGCCGGGCAGAAAAAAGTACCGAACCGGCGCTTTTCGTCGTCCTGAGGCGCGACTAGggcgtttttttggcgccggctcCGAAAAAATGGCTTGGAGGGGCCTGTTGAGGgcgcggttggagatgctcttacagacAAGTATTGCAATGTGCAATATGATTGTCTATATCTTACCGAAGGAAGATAATGAATCGTATGATAAGGAAAATAAACAGTTActtatatactactactactactacttaatTCTATGTCCTTCCTGACATTTTTTTCCCGACAGAGATATCTCCCTCTTCGGTTTCATTTATCAGAAATCAACAGATGGTTAGGTTCTTTATGGTGGAACAACCCACCAGGTTTTGGTTCCAAACTTGGCATTGGTAGTCGTATTTTATAGATTTATTTCAAGCCCTTCGGCACTGTGCATTCAATGGGAAAATATGTTTCCGTGACTCCGTCGACTACGAAAGCGTATGTGGTGATTTCGTCAGTATCAGGATGTTGTGCCGGCTCAGGATTAAGTATATGTGCATGTATGTGAGCATCCGCCTTTGTACTATATTAAAAAAAATCTATATCTCTcctgaatttatttatttttgttttcgacAGAGAGAGCACCATCTTCGGTTTCATTTGTGAGAAACCAAATGACTTTTATAGCAACTACCTACAGCAAAAGCAAGAAAAACGAACAGCCATGACAGGAAAGGAGAATCCTTGGTGGCAAATAATAATTCTGATCTTTTTCGTCCTCCCTGTAGCATGCGAAGTTAGCCAAGCGTTAAAACAATGCAAAAAGAAAAAACATGCAAGATGGATCTCACGGCTCACATGCATGTGAGGCTAGTACGTGACGCCATCTCTCATTCAATGCCCACCTAATTAACTGTGCACTTACTCAATTTTGTATGGACAGAAGCTTGCTGGTTTGACATGATTTTTGTGGGGGTAAAAGAGTTTTATTTCATAATTATAGGCTTACAGACGAGAAGGCAAAAGTGCATCAATACAAGGTGGTACTCTCTGTAGTCATGCCGCAATGCTATAATCAGCACGATTGTATAATGCGAGATGATCTGCTACCCTATTTTAATCTCTAGTAAGTTTCTGAGAAATTAAGCACCTGTCTTCTATCAACGATATATCTCCGTTGTAAGGGCATCTTCAATGGCAACCAAAAAACTTTCTTCTATATCCATCCATGGGCAGAGGAGATCAGTCCGCGGATATGTATGTGGGCGGCCGCCATTCAAGTTTAGCAGCATATATTTCAAGCTTTTTTTTAACAAACCGGATGAATTTGTGCAAACAAGgctggatttcatataaacatgacggatttcatataaacacgtCCGGATTTCATCATTTACATCAAGGGGTGATAGTCCGGCGCTAAaggtataattaatacctaatctaaatggtcgccgGTGCCCGTTCCTCGTGTCCAGCCATCAGCCCTGAGAACTGAAACTTCACCGTCTCCACTTCCCCTCGGTGTTCTCCAGGTCCGCCTCCGTAACCTCCGCCGCCGGAGGCCTGGGAAGTGAAGCTGTCCGCCTCCACAttgccaccaagcttggcgtcgacgggagggaaggagcggtggccttcccgcTAGACGAGCGGCGGCGGCCTACCGTGCACTACTCTTTCTCGCTGTCGGCGACGCCCGCGGATGTGTCGGCTTCATGGTCGCCGTGGCGGGGCGCAGacttggtgatgtcctcctcctcgccatcggTCACCGAACACCGCCTCGCCCGCGTCGTCGCTCTCCTTGTAGGCGGCCGCCACCTCCGCCACCTTCTGGCGGTACCGCCAGAGCAAGGCAGATCTCATGTGCGGAGCGGCTGGCGGCgagctgctcctccgcctgcacgcGCTCCTGCAGGAGGTGGTTGTTGTAGGAGGCGTCAGCCTGAGCCTCCCGGAACTGTTCCTCCCGCTCCTCCCACACCATGTCCATGtaatgggcacgggcctcgccgatggtcaaggTGTAATGCACCGACGAGGATGGCATGGAGGATGGTGGCAAGGAGGAAGGTTGCGCCGGTTCGACGTCAGCAGCGTCCTCCATTGGGATGTTCTCGTCCTCcgactgcctgccggccagccagccGACGGCAATGGCGGCCATTTCCTTCTTCTGATCCGATGTCAACCCGTCCTAGAGAGCTTTGGCGAGGAAGGGATCCATGGTGGGAGTGGTGCGGAGATGGATCGAAGGTGGATGGTTGTGATTATGGCTGGGATAgcggtttatatagcaatggcgggCGCCAGAGGGACAGATGGGTGGCGCCGGAGAAtacgcctcggcaactgcgtgcCATCAATGTGGGCGGCAGGCGGATGGAGAGGTAGCCATTGTGTCATTTGAAAGCGCGGcagtcgcctgcaccgggaagcggcacgGGCGACGCTTTCTGGGCCGGTGCGTCACTTTAATACCGGCGCCAGTGAGCAGTCGcgtctgctctggccgggcattaatgcggacgCTGACGCTGTGGAGCAGCGCTGACCGAAAACGTGCGGGATGGGAAAGGGGTTTTTtgtgggccaacgcggccagaaacGGACTTGGGAGCGGTCCGGACTTCCGCAAACCTCCCCCATATTTGTCTCTGATTTGCGAGAGAAAAACACGTCCGGACCGTGTCACGGACTAATACACGCCCGTGTTGGATGGCTTCTATGATTCAAACGGTTGCAGGAGGTTTGAGAGTCGGTATTGAAGATGTCCTAAGATGGTCATACGTGGAGCGAGATAAGCCATCACTAAATAAAATTACCAACGCCTTAGAGGAGTCTAACTGGACAATGACCGGGTCATCTGGATAGCAAGAGCATCCTTGCATCAATGAATTTGTAAGAATGTCATGTGGATACGATAGTGCAATTCTTTTTTTTTTGGAATACTTCAAATCTATTCGTCTTCAAGCATGATAATACAACgaacaaaaaaataataaaaattatatctaGATCTATAGACTACTTAACTACGATTACAAACACTGAAGCAAGCCGAAGACGTGCCACCGTCATCGTCCCTTCGTCGCTAGAGCCAtgaaaaacttgttgtagtagagagTTGAAAAGCCGTTGTGTTAAGGTCCCATAGGATCAGCGCACcaaaacagcaaccgccgccgttgaagagtagcgtagatcaaaaggatccaCCTGAAGACACACAAACGTAGATGAATTACGATTAGATCCGAGCAAATTCATCAAGGACAGATCTGTCGAAGACACACATTTACACACTTGCCGACAATGTTGGATGCACCACCGAGACGGAGGCTAAGCAGAGATAACTTTATTCCATACGCAGGGAGCCATCACTGTCTCATCTTATCAAATtaacaggacacaaaccctaacaaaacttgaagAAATATATAAAAGCGAAGTCCTCCTAATGGTAAGGGACTTGATCCACCAGGCCACCGTAGGCCCCGAAGCCCACCAGAGACGAGACGGACGCTTGCTGTCTTTGGTTATACGCACTGCCGCTGTGATAGTATGAATTAATGAAGTACAAGCACTCCGATCAATTATTAACCTTGTGTAGCTCGTTATCAAAAATAAAATTAACCTTGTGTACGACAGTACGAGTAGCTTATAAACATTGATGGGTAACATGGCTGACGAGCCAGATTCCCAGCCGTTCGTTCGTCGGTTCTTGCTCTTACCAGTTACCACACATGGCGCGCGCTACATctatcaactactccctccgttctaaattacttgtcttggatttgtctagatacagaagtatctagcactaaaatgagtctagatacagtctagatacatctgtatctagacaaatccaaaacaagtaattcggaacggagggagtatcatcgaTCACCAACTTGCGACTGCTACGTGCTACGAGCTAGCTAGCGATGCTACGTACGGCGATGGACAACAGTCCGGATCGACGGTGGCGGAGACGTGCCACGCTCAGGAAAATCATGGGGTCGAGTTCTCAGATTTGGGGCAGTGAAATCGCTGAGGCATGCAAACGACACATACGCCAAGTTTTCTTAGGATAGATAGAGTGGGCACGAGAGCAGACAAATCCAAGCCCAATTAAGGGCCCTTTTCCGCTTTTCGCTCCTAAAAAAGCCGGAGACGGCGTACGTCGTCGGCAGATCCACCGGTGGTCCATAGGTGTCGATCGACCGACCGATCGGCCTCGTTATCA
It encodes:
- the LOC119303202 gene encoding probable WRKY transcription factor 57; translation: MAGAAGDGPEGVGGGGDWPPFAGDAFGDYSSSVFAELGGWSDGLGAGAGDLPPLDLPAASASAQVQLAPSDEIMPAASGEPAGATSSCSSGDGGAAAAAENADKPQSAADAASMKPTTAGKKGQKRARQQRFAFVTKSEVDHLEDGYRWRKYGQKAVKNSPFPRSYYRCTNSKCTVKKRVERSSEDPSVVITTYEGQHCHHQTSFQRGGMHFHGGATVALAEQMSFVSTQQLYNLPPLRRQQMNPASSESAVSSVPPSLQQLNGGDELRRSTSYSPMASATQTPSSLVPPDVSFDMGLLGDIVPPGVRNG